In the Gemmatimonadota bacterium genome, one interval contains:
- a CDS encoding carbohydrate ABC transporter permease: protein MTRTEGMKRSGESSRTSSWNFVIYPVLLGYLVIVVYPMAWLLYTSLKTDREIFLAPFTLPDWADLQWINFSRAWTVGQFGDYFLNSAMLTVLTVILSLLFAAMAAYALSRFRFFGARPLFFFFLAGLMVPLQLAIVPLFFQMKDLMLLNSRLGLLLVYIAFGMPFAIFILAGFFKSLPSGLHESALMDGAGELRAFWHIMLPLAKPALVTVGIFAFLGTWNEFFMAFMFLSGENAESLRTLPLGLANITIVSQYRSDWGMAFAGLVLMMLPTMAVYALLQRQVTKGITVGALKG, encoded by the coding sequence ATGACGCGGACGGAAGGAATGAAACGATCGGGCGAAAGCAGCCGGACGTCGTCCTGGAATTTCGTGATCTATCCGGTCCTGCTCGGGTACCTGGTCATCGTGGTCTACCCGATGGCCTGGTTGCTGTACACGTCGCTCAAGACGGACCGGGAGATCTTCCTGGCGCCCTTCACGTTGCCGGACTGGGCGGACCTGCAGTGGATCAACTTCTCGCGGGCGTGGACGGTGGGGCAGTTCGGGGACTACTTCCTGAACAGCGCGATGCTGACGGTCCTGACGGTGATCCTGTCGCTGCTCTTCGCGGCCATGGCGGCCTACGCCCTTTCGCGGTTCCGCTTCTTCGGCGCACGGCCACTGTTCTTCTTCTTCCTGGCTGGCCTGATGGTACCGCTTCAGCTGGCCATCGTGCCCCTCTTCTTCCAGATGAAAGACCTTATGCTGCTCAATTCCCGGCTGGGTCTGCTGCTCGTCTACATCGCCTTCGGCATGCCCTTCGCCATCTTCATCCTGGCGGGCTTCTTCAAGTCGCTGCCGTCCGGACTCCACGAGTCGGCCCTGATGGACGGCGCCGGCGAACTGCGGGCCTTCTGGCACATCATGCTGCCGCTGGCCAAGCCCGCCCTGGTCACCGTGGGCATCTTCGCCTTCCTGGGCACCTGGAACGAGTTCTTCATGGCCTTCATGTTCCTGTCGGGCGAGAACGCCGAAAGCCTGCGCACCCTACCCCTCGGCCTGGCCAACATCACCATCGTGAGCCAGTACCGCAGCGACTGGGGCATGGCCTTCGCCGGCCTGGTGCTCATGATGCTGCCCACCATGGCGGTCTACGCCCTGCTACAGCGTCAGGTGACGAAGGGGATTACGGTAGGGGCGCTGAAGGGGTGA
- a CDS encoding GNAT family N-acetyltransferase, with protein MKRDGRGPLRPPPGRNAGHSDLEIIEEPVARLAEHGHVPIAYEVRSRFRADPADGGLGGIALVEEPVDPPYVKDYDQTSEEGPARWPSRWLGRWDTSSWGLLAAFDGPRRLGGALLARRTPNVNMLEGRDDLLVLWDLRVHPDRRGTGVGRKLFEAAVDWGRRHGCIEMKIETQNTNVPACRFYARQGCRLGAIISNAYEEFPDELQLIWRLPL; from the coding sequence ATCAAAAGAGATGGGCGTGGTCCGTTGCGGCCACCGCCAGGGCGAAACGCAGGACATAGCGACTTGGAAATTATCGAAGAACCCGTAGCCAGGCTGGCCGAACACGGCCATGTACCCATCGCCTACGAGGTAAGATCCCGTTTCCGGGCCGATCCGGCGGACGGCGGCCTGGGGGGTATCGCGCTGGTGGAAGAACCGGTGGATCCTCCCTACGTCAAGGACTACGATCAGACCTCCGAAGAAGGGCCCGCCCGGTGGCCCAGCCGGTGGCTCGGCCGGTGGGACACTTCGTCATGGGGATTGCTCGCGGCCTTCGACGGTCCCCGGCGCTTGGGCGGGGCGTTGCTGGCCCGCCGCACGCCGAACGTGAACATGCTGGAGGGCCGGGACGACCTCCTGGTGCTGTGGGACCTTCGCGTCCACCCCGACCGTCGCGGGACCGGCGTGGGACGAAAACTCTTCGAGGCCGCGGTGGACTGGGGGCGGCGCCACGGCTGCATCGAGATGAAGATCGAAACCCAGAATACCAACGTTCCCGCGTGCCGGTTCTATGCCCGCCAGGGGTGCCGCCTGGGCGCCATCATTTCCAACGCCTACGAGGAGTTCCCCGACGAGCTTCAGTTGATCTGGCGCCTGCCGCTGTGA
- a CDS encoding creatininase family protein, with protein sequence MYLKHMLPHQLREAAKRGDPLLVPAGCIETHGPHMAIGHDTIIVEEICARVAKRLDVIVSPPFDFGPTGYALGGPGDGTIDPDYDAFGSYVKSILRNFLEMDFGRIYVMIMHQGMEAPLALAFKKAAAELSFEMVLAEGRPRGWWADASMSREARRFGRIQVHPMILPAASSPAGGDHAGYNETSFLLATRPELVDQGRLDENAPWYCRQDEDRNSWTANAAHGEAMVGAVVDAWVELLQR encoded by the coding sequence ATGTACCTGAAGCACATGCTTCCCCATCAACTGCGCGAAGCGGCAAAACGGGGCGACCCGCTGCTCGTGCCCGCCGGCTGCATCGAGACCCACGGCCCCCACATGGCCATCGGTCACGACACGATCATCGTGGAGGAGATCTGCGCGCGCGTGGCGAAGCGCCTGGACGTGATCGTCTCGCCGCCCTTCGATTTCGGTCCCACCGGTTACGCGCTGGGCGGTCCCGGGGACGGCACCATCGACCCCGATTACGATGCCTTCGGGTCGTACGTCAAGTCGATCCTGCGGAATTTCCTGGAAATGGACTTCGGGCGTATCTACGTGATGATCATGCACCAGGGCATGGAGGCCCCGCTGGCGCTGGCCTTCAAGAAGGCCGCGGCGGAGCTGTCCTTTGAAATGGTCCTGGCTGAAGGCAGGCCTCGGGGATGGTGGGCGGACGCCAGTATGTCCAGGGAGGCCCGCCGGTTCGGCAGGATCCAGGTCCACCCCATGATCCTTCCCGCCGCGTCTTCGCCCGCCGGCGGCGACCACGCCGGGTACAACGAGACTTCATTCCTCCTGGCCACGCGCCCGGAACTGGTGGACCAGGGCCGCCTCGACGAAAACGCGCCGTGGTACTGCCGGCAGGACGAAGACCGGAACAGCTGGACGGCCAACGCGGCCCACGGGGAGGCCATGGTCGGGGCGGTCGTCGATGCGTGGGTCGAACTACTGCAGCGCTGA
- a CDS encoding extracellular solute-binding protein → MTQFRFLLLFSILTSFAAVSEAQDQPPIRVEIPLFEGGQGLEFFLECARTYEQEHEGVVIDLYGDPRIHDKVRVRILERSFPEVTNARLNYWALIRNGDLLPMDEFLDQPNWEGDRTWRESFLPGTLAQYTHEEKTYGIPLMASAYAVWYNKNMFEENGWEPATTWEEFLELCEEIKAAGMWPLAFQGRYPGYVQVVIDHAYYHLAGPDRYNDQKNLVPGSFDNPEFIEALSNAQRIALDYFQPGAMGMSHTESQLEFFLGHTAMIFCGSWLKSEMLGKIPDDFRLGSFNIPVAPTGRADPSAVYGGSGYYFVLKDSENPLAGVEFLRFMTSRRMAGLFARMRDIPVSVAGVSEANLTEDMADLADMLKNAAVTYGTPPGEGYPAMTQYWTDARFRVITGQTTPAEAAAELEAAAAVVRRQTIAPDEINIRHVWKPGLLIGLMALAIGYWSATTYRRYRDRRRAGKSHVAGLPFLRRTDRIIFIAPALLLYAVFVIIPSAKSFLWSLNEWDGLTDMHFTGLLNFGRLLFESDGFWIALNNNLFIMFVIPLFVIPLSLFLAVCISRQIRGSKFFRIAFFFPNILGAVAATLLWMHLYNPQGGPINAALVGLGMILSVMGFESAGSWLQAMEGFAWLSQSNLYWALIPMSIWGACGFNMILFLAAMESIPQSLYEAGDIDGASSWRQFWTITLPLIWEVLSISIVFMVIGGMKAFETIWLLTNQTPTTQVHVIGTLMVQDMFTEFKIGEATAIAVLLFIMVFFGTAATLRLMRRETVEF, encoded by the coding sequence ATGACCCAGTTCCGATTCCTCCTGCTGTTCAGCATACTCACCTCGTTCGCGGCCGTTTCCGAAGCGCAGGACCAGCCCCCAATCCGAGTTGAGATACCGCTCTTCGAGGGCGGCCAGGGACTGGAGTTCTTCCTCGAGTGCGCCCGGACCTACGAACAGGAACACGAAGGCGTGGTGATCGACCTCTACGGCGATCCCCGCATCCACGACAAGGTGCGGGTGCGCATCCTGGAACGGTCCTTCCCGGAGGTCACCAACGCCCGTCTCAACTACTGGGCGCTGATTCGAAACGGCGACCTGCTGCCTATGGACGAGTTCCTCGACCAGCCCAACTGGGAGGGTGACCGCACCTGGCGCGAATCGTTCCTGCCCGGGACCCTGGCCCAGTACACCCACGAGGAAAAGACCTACGGCATCCCCCTGATGGCGTCGGCCTACGCCGTGTGGTACAACAAGAACATGTTCGAGGAAAACGGCTGGGAGCCGGCGACGACCTGGGAGGAGTTCCTCGAACTGTGCGAGGAGATCAAGGCCGCCGGGATGTGGCCCCTCGCCTTCCAGGGCCGGTACCCGGGCTACGTGCAGGTCGTGATCGACCACGCCTACTACCACCTCGCCGGACCTGACCGTTACAACGATCAGAAGAACCTGGTGCCCGGCAGCTTCGACAACCCCGAATTCATCGAGGCCCTGTCGAACGCGCAGCGGATCGCCCTCGATTACTTCCAGCCGGGCGCCATGGGCATGAGCCACACCGAGTCCCAGCTCGAGTTCTTCCTGGGGCACACGGCCATGATCTTCTGCGGATCGTGGCTCAAGAGCGAGATGCTGGGGAAAATCCCGGACGATTTCCGACTGGGGTCCTTCAACATCCCGGTGGCGCCCACTGGCAGGGCGGATCCCTCGGCCGTCTACGGCGGTTCCGGGTACTATTTCGTCCTGAAGGACAGCGAGAACCCGCTGGCCGGGGTCGAGTTCCTGCGCTTCATGACTTCGCGGCGCATGGCCGGCCTGTTCGCCCGGATGCGGGACATCCCCGTGTCCGTGGCGGGCGTATCCGAAGCGAACCTGACCGAGGACATGGCGGACCTGGCGGACATGTTAAAGAACGCGGCCGTCACCTACGGCACGCCGCCCGGCGAGGGTTATCCGGCCATGACGCAGTACTGGACCGATGCCCGGTTCAGGGTGATCACCGGCCAGACCACGCCCGCGGAGGCCGCCGCGGAACTGGAAGCCGCCGCGGCCGTCGTACGGAGGCAGACCATCGCGCCGGACGAGATCAACATCCGGCACGTCTGGAAACCCGGTCTGCTGATCGGCCTCATGGCCCTGGCCATCGGCTACTGGTCGGCCACGACCTACAGGCGCTACCGCGACCGGCGACGCGCGGGGAAATCTCACGTCGCCGGCCTCCCCTTCCTTCGGCGCACCGACCGGATCATCTTCATCGCGCCCGCCCTGCTGCTCTACGCGGTCTTCGTGATCATCCCGAGCGCAAAGTCGTTCCTCTGGAGCCTGAACGAATGGGACGGGCTGACCGACATGCACTTCACGGGCCTGCTCAACTTCGGCCGGCTGCTTTTCGAAAGCGACGGGTTCTGGATCGCGCTGAACAACAACCTGTTCATCATGTTCGTCATCCCGCTCTTCGTCATCCCCCTCTCCCTCTTCCTGGCCGTTTGCATCAGCCGGCAGATCCGAGGATCGAAGTTCTTCCGCATCGCCTTCTTCTTCCCGAACATCCTCGGGGCCGTGGCCGCGACCCTCCTCTGGATGCACCTCTACAATCCCCAGGGCGGACCGATCAACGCCGCGCTGGTGGGCCTCGGCATGATCCTGTCCGTGATGGGCTTCGAGAGCGCGGGAAGCTGGCTGCAGGCCATGGAAGGATTCGCCTGGCTGTCGCAGTCCAACCTGTACTGGGCGCTCATCCCCATGTCCATCTGGGGCGCCTGCGGTTTCAACATGATCCTCTTCCTGGCCGCCATGGAAAGCATTCCCCAGAGCCTCTACGAAGCGGGGGACATCGACGGGGCCTCGTCGTGGCGGCAATTCTGGACCATCACCCTGCCGCTGATCTGGGAGGTGCTTTCCATCTCCATCGTGTTCATGGTCATCGGCGGGATGAAGGCCTTCGAGACCATCTGGCTCCTGACCAACCAGACGCCCACCACGCAGGTGCACGTCATCGGCACGCTCATGGTGCAGGACATGTTCACCGAGTTCAAGATCGGCGAGGCCACGGCCATCGCGGTGCTGCTGTTCATCATGGTCTTCTTCGGCACGGCCGCCACACTGCGGCTCATGCGAAGGGAAACGGTGGAGTTCTGA
- a CDS encoding PLP-dependent aminotransferase family protein: MREINFGAGRPDPLSFPSDALAEAAAKVIRARGPELVNYPDGRGYEPLRTIASERFKRGAGRAVPLEEIVLTSGSMQALQLITEAFASRGDSIVTESFSYGGSLSVFRSRQVRIAPAPVDDQGLVPEELETVLKGLVDGGTRPKFIYTIPTHHNPTGSILSPERRKRLLELAREFDTLVVEDHCYADLVFQSDPVPPNLYHLDEDGRVVYVGSFSKILGPGVRQGYFMAPEALQQRIMANKMDGGTNALASMIVAEYLGDHLWDHIRDVNDVMKARKDAVVDTLATNFSDLGEEVWWTDPPGGMFVWVRIPSATDTRKALQLAAGRGVYYSLGQSFSAVNEDIPYLRIAFGFPTIEDIREGVPILAECIKEAQGKGLAA; this comes from the coding sequence ATGCGTGAGATCAATTTCGGCGCGGGAAGACCCGATCCGCTTTCCTTTCCTTCGGACGCGCTGGCAGAGGCCGCCGCGAAAGTCATTAGAGCCCGAGGTCCGGAACTGGTGAATTACCCGGACGGTCGCGGCTACGAACCCTTGCGGACCATCGCGTCGGAGCGCTTCAAGCGCGGCGCGGGACGGGCGGTCCCCCTGGAGGAGATCGTGCTGACGTCCGGTTCCATGCAGGCGCTCCAGTTGATTACGGAGGCCTTCGCGTCGCGGGGCGATTCGATCGTTACGGAGTCCTTCTCCTACGGCGGGTCGCTGAGCGTTTTCCGAAGCCGCCAGGTGCGCATCGCGCCGGCGCCTGTCGACGACCAGGGCCTGGTGCCGGAGGAACTGGAGACTGTGCTCAAAGGGCTCGTCGACGGGGGCACGCGGCCGAAGTTCATCTACACCATCCCCACCCATCACAATCCCACGGGCTCCATCCTGTCCCCGGAGCGTCGCAAGCGCCTCCTCGAACTGGCCCGGGAATTCGACACGCTGGTCGTGGAAGACCACTGTTACGCCGATCTCGTGTTCCAGTCCGATCCGGTGCCACCGAACCTGTACCACCTCGACGAAGACGGCCGGGTCGTGTACGTCGGCTCTTTTTCAAAGATCCTCGGACCGGGCGTCCGGCAGGGCTACTTCATGGCGCCGGAGGCGCTGCAGCAGCGGATCATGGCGAACAAGATGGATGGTGGGACAAACGCGCTGGCGAGCATGATCGTGGCCGAATACCTGGGCGATCATCTCTGGGACCACATTCGCGATGTGAACGACGTCATGAAGGCGCGCAAGGACGCCGTGGTCGATACGCTGGCGACCAACTTCAGCGATCTGGGCGAGGAGGTGTGGTGGACGGATCCGCCCGGCGGCATGTTCGTATGGGTGCGCATCCCCTCGGCGACGGACACGCGGAAAGCGCTGCAACTGGCGGCTGGGCGCGGGGTTTACTACAGCCTGGGTCAGTCCTTCAGCGCCGTGAACGAGGACATCCCTTACCTGCGCATCGCATTCGGGTTCCCCACGATAGAGGATATCCGCGAAGGCGTCCCCATCCTCGCCGAATGCATCAAGGAAGCCCAGGGCAAGGGTCTGGCGGCGTAG
- a CDS encoding NAD-dependent epimerase/dehydratase family protein, which produces MSPARKTNKRFTEVQPEEPMSEGRPLKVHVTGAYGLIGNLTYRHLSGKDDYEVYGSGRRTASSDRIDDEDLLRIPDDRFSLADLTDRDAVSQALSGMDAVVHLGAVPDPGASFETILESNIRGTYNVLEVCREEGIRRLIYASSVMASWGYGQFSEPYKSLLKGRLEGLPDPMPIVKVTDPPRPTEPYSASKVWGEGICRTYHDAHGFSVVCLRIGWVNKDNEATEPFLRSVWCSQADITQIIELALKATEKPIYEVCYAVTDGPHRWVDLDHTRDRLGHDITV; this is translated from the coding sequence ATGTCACCAGCGCGCAAGACCAACAAACGATTCACTGAAGTTCAACCGGAGGAACCAATGAGCGAGGGAAGACCCCTGAAGGTGCACGTAACGGGTGCGTATGGATTGATCGGCAACCTGACCTACCGGCACCTGAGCGGCAAGGATGATTACGAAGTGTACGGCAGCGGCCGCCGGACGGCTTCGTCGGATCGGATTGACGACGAGGACCTCCTGCGCATCCCCGATGACCGGTTCTCGCTGGCCGACCTGACCGATCGGGACGCCGTGTCCCAGGCGCTATCGGGCATGGACGCCGTGGTCCATCTCGGCGCGGTCCCCGATCCCGGCGCGTCCTTCGAGACCATTCTGGAGAGCAATATCCGGGGCACCTACAACGTGCTGGAGGTCTGCCGGGAGGAGGGCATCAGGCGGCTGATCTACGCGAGCTCGGTCATGGCGAGCTGGGGGTACGGACAGTTCTCCGAACCCTACAAGTCGCTCCTGAAAGGCCGCCTCGAGGGGCTGCCCGATCCCATGCCCATCGTCAAGGTCACCGACCCGCCCCGTCCCACGGAACCCTATTCGGCCAGCAAAGTGTGGGGCGAAGGCATCTGCCGCACCTACCACGACGCTCACGGGTTCTCCGTCGTCTGCCTGCGCATCGGCTGGGTCAACAAGGACAACGAGGCCACCGAGCCCTTCCTGAGATCGGTCTGGTGCAGCCAGGCGGACATCACGCAGATCATCGAACTGGCCCTGAAGGCCACGGAAAAACCGATATACGAGGTCTGCTATGCCGTGACCGACGGGCCGCACCGCTGGGTGGACCTGGACCATACCCGGGACCGGTTGGGTCACGATATCACAGTTTGA
- a CDS encoding (2Fe-2S)-binding protein, whose protein sequence is MPKLTVNGVEHEVESGQRLVLAIEGTGVNIGHRCGGNAKCTTCRVNFVSGEPETMTEAERDVLTEKGALGEVRLSCQIICDHDMSVEPGFLLENEAEWDDTGPTPETSITPDPVWIAKP, encoded by the coding sequence ATGCCGAAACTCACCGTAAACGGCGTAGAACACGAGGTCGAATCGGGACAGCGTCTCGTGCTGGCCATCGAAGGCACGGGCGTGAACATCGGCCATCGCTGCGGCGGCAATGCCAAGTGCACGACCTGCCGCGTGAACTTCGTCTCGGGCGAACCGGAAACGATGACCGAGGCCGAACGCGACGTGCTGACGGAGAAGGGCGCGCTCGGCGAGGTACGGCTGTCCTGCCAGATCATCTGCGATCACGACATGTCGGTCGAGCCGGGCTTCCTGCTGGAGAACGAGGCCGAGTGGGACGACACCGGTCCGACGCCGGAAACGAGCATCACGCCCGATCCGGTGTGGATCGCGAAGCCGTAG
- a CDS encoding isopenicillin N synthase family oxygenase: MSTDQAKQEHGIKAVNQEYTQYDQVEKEQTYNLAEGAAEEEFDEETRIRTCDMSLFLHGGPEGRAQFARDIGEAMEGIGFVILENHEIPPSLYEEAERKVAEFFTATPMADKMKYEAERYGSVNQGYFPIKQTSRMHPDLVEGWVFCRRAFNLGENPDYRETDYWPAAGYEPFFRQVIQHHEKLILPLMQGILTYLGCDPSLYDEKLTRTNFGFRLNYYPPITKEDDESGAGRMLGHEDVDLFTILPSHGVDGLQVLNRENMKWIRLNPPEGSIIINTGDYMQRITNDRLPSTTHRVSKPQDASLFGSARVSIPMAVYVWEEEMLEVLPNTGEPKYEPISAVQFHTRTTSKYYGDDYAVDDD, encoded by the coding sequence ATGAGCACCGATCAGGCCAAACAGGAACACGGCATCAAGGCAGTAAACCAGGAATACACGCAGTACGACCAGGTGGAAAAGGAACAGACCTACAACCTGGCCGAAGGCGCGGCGGAGGAGGAATTCGACGAGGAAACGCGGATCCGGACCTGCGACATGAGCCTCTTCCTCCACGGCGGCCCGGAGGGCAGGGCGCAGTTCGCCCGGGACATCGGCGAGGCCATGGAGGGCATCGGTTTCGTGATCCTCGAGAACCACGAAATTCCGCCCAGCCTGTACGAAGAGGCCGAACGCAAGGTGGCCGAGTTCTTCACGGCCACGCCCATGGCCGACAAGATGAAGTACGAAGCCGAGCGGTACGGGTCGGTCAACCAGGGATACTTTCCCATCAAGCAGACCAGCCGGATGCATCCCGATCTCGTCGAGGGCTGGGTCTTCTGCCGCAGGGCCTTCAACCTGGGCGAGAACCCGGATTACCGCGAGACGGATTACTGGCCCGCGGCCGGGTACGAACCGTTCTTTCGGCAGGTCATACAACACCACGAAAAACTGATCCTGCCCCTCATGCAGGGCATCCTCACCTACCTGGGCTGCGATCCGTCCCTCTACGACGAGAAACTCACCCGGACGAACTTCGGCTTCCGGCTCAACTACTACCCGCCCATCACCAAAGAGGACGACGAGTCCGGGGCCGGCCGCATGCTGGGCCACGAGGACGTGGACCTGTTCACCATCCTGCCCTCCCACGGGGTGGACGGCCTGCAGGTACTCAACCGCGAGAACATGAAGTGGATCCGCCTCAATCCCCCGGAAGGCAGCATCATCATCAACACGGGCGACTATATGCAGCGGATCACCAACGACCGCCTGCCCTCCACCACCCACCGGGTCAGCAAGCCGCAGGACGCCAGCCTCTTCGGCTCCGCCCGCGTCAGCATCCCCATGGCCGTCTACGTATGGGAGGAGGAGATGCTCGAGGTGCTGCCCAACACGGGCGAGCCCAAGTACGAGCCGATTTCAGCCGTCCAGTTCCACACCCGGACCACGAGCAAGTACTACGGCGACGACTACGCAGTGGATGATGACTGA
- a CDS encoding phytanoyl-CoA dioxygenase family protein, which yields MRSNRQAGKANGSGPSCEPRVTETFRPARRFPCRLPAYQLYNCTIHLSSGSMEFAMHPTPLSESQRRSFEEDGYLVVRGALDPAQIEALTETGDRLMEGFEYPDFYAHRRPGLVQERPFLDLVTNERTVPLIVALLSFNIHITNTALIYKHPEAPGETGQVNWHRDVGVSLDVGHVVLPFVGLKIGYCLTDFQAPDTGATMFVRGSNNMKSALPIRKGQIHPDEYVQPILRAGDAFLFENRTYHAAGLNFTKQIAKVVIYGYHYRWIKPDHYMRFYSGIQQPDAGLLAGTDDVGRQLLGATVDSEGREAPDGIDWPIREWADRHGLDVAQYTHTVEA from the coding sequence ATGAGGAGTAACCGGCAGGCCGGAAAGGCTAACGGCAGTGGACCATCCTGCGAGCCTCGCGTCACAGAAACATTCCGACCGGCGCGTCGCTTCCCGTGTCGGTTGCCGGCATATCAGTTGTACAATTGTACAATACACCTCTCATCAGGCTCCATGGAGTTCGCCATGCATCCCACGCCCCTGTCCGAATCCCAGCGCCGTTCCTTCGAGGAGGACGGCTACCTCGTCGTCCGGGGCGCGCTGGATCCCGCGCAGATCGAAGCGCTCACGGAGACGGGCGACCGGCTCATGGAAGGGTTCGAATATCCCGACTTCTACGCCCACCGCCGTCCCGGTCTCGTGCAGGAGCGGCCCTTCCTCGACCTCGTAACGAACGAGCGCACGGTCCCGCTGATCGTGGCGCTGCTCAGCTTCAACATACACATCACGAACACGGCGCTCATCTACAAGCACCCGGAGGCGCCCGGGGAAACCGGCCAGGTCAACTGGCACCGCGACGTGGGCGTTTCGCTGGACGTGGGCCACGTGGTGCTTCCCTTCGTCGGCCTGAAGATCGGCTACTGCCTGACGGATTTCCAGGCGCCGGACACGGGGGCGACCATGTTCGTCCGGGGCAGCAACAACATGAAGTCCGCGCTGCCCATACGAAAGGGCCAGATCCATCCGGACGAATACGTGCAGCCGATCCTTCGGGCCGGCGACGCGTTCCTCTTCGAAAACCGCACCTATCACGCCGCCGGGCTGAACTTCACGAAACAGATCGCCAAGGTCGTCATCTACGGCTACCACTACCGGTGGATCAAACCGGACCACTACATGCGGTTCTACAGCGGCATTCAGCAGCCCGACGCCGGCCTGCTCGCCGGTACCGACGACGTCGGACGCCAGCTGCTGGGCGCCACCGTGGACTCGGAGGGACGCGAGGCGCCCGACGGCATCGACTGGCCCATCCGGGAATGGGCTGACCGGCACGGACTCGACGTGGCCCAGTATACGCATACCGTAGAAGCCTGA
- the pruA gene encoding L-glutamate gamma-semialdehyde dehydrogenase, protein MANARFNPPQPFNEPVLDYVPGSAERVAVKAKLAELKSTPIEVPLIIGGREVKTGDTAPLRAPHDHGLDLGVYHKAGEAEVRMAIDAALKARAAWSDMPWEQRASVIMKAADLLAGPWRQTVNAATMLGQSKTIFQAEIDAACELIDFWRFNVSYLAQLMSDQPASSPGVWNRLEYRALEGFVFAVTPFNFTAIGGNLPTAPALTGCTVLWKPASSAVYSAWHVMELLQEAGLPPGVINFIPGSGAEVGDPVLDSPDLAGIHFTGSTATFQRMYRTVAGNLERMKHFPRIVGETGGKDFIFVHASADVEALVAAAVRGAFEYQGQKCSAASRMYVPRSLWPAFRDRYTAEVSQIRVGDPEDFSNFMAAVIDEASFDTISGYIEYARSADDAEIITGGGCDGERGWFVEPTTIVTTNPRFRTMEEEIFGPVLTIYVYEDDRLDETLALCDTTSPYALTGSVFARDREAIVRISDALRNAAGNFYVNDKPTGAVVGQQPFGGARASGTNDKAGSPMNLLRWMSARTIKETMVPPTDWRYPFMDEA, encoded by the coding sequence ATGGCCAATGCACGCTTCAACCCGCCCCAGCCCTTTAACGAACCCGTCCTGGACTACGTGCCCGGATCGGCCGAAAGAGTGGCCGTCAAGGCGAAGCTCGCCGAACTGAAATCCACCCCCATAGAGGTCCCGCTGATCATCGGCGGCCGGGAGGTGAAGACGGGCGACACGGCACCGCTGCGGGCTCCTCACGACCACGGGCTCGACCTCGGCGTCTATCACAAGGCCGGCGAGGCCGAGGTCCGCATGGCCATCGACGCGGCCCTGAAAGCCCGTGCGGCGTGGTCGGACATGCCCTGGGAGCAACGGGCGTCGGTCATCATGAAGGCGGCCGACCTGCTGGCTGGACCGTGGCGCCAGACGGTCAACGCCGCGACCATGCTGGGCCAGTCCAAGACGATCTTCCAGGCGGAGATCGACGCGGCCTGTGAACTGATCGATTTCTGGAGGTTCAACGTCAGCTACCTGGCGCAGCTCATGAGCGACCAGCCCGCTTCCTCGCCGGGCGTGTGGAACCGCTTGGAGTACCGGGCCCTCGAGGGATTCGTATTCGCGGTGACGCCCTTCAATTTCACGGCCATCGGAGGCAACCTGCCCACGGCGCCGGCCCTCACCGGCTGCACAGTCCTCTGGAAACCGGCGTCATCGGCCGTCTACTCGGCCTGGCACGTCATGGAACTGCTGCAGGAAGCCGGCCTGCCACCCGGCGTGATTAACTTCATCCCGGGGTCCGGGGCCGAGGTGGGCGACCCGGTGCTCGACAGCCCGGACCTGGCCGGCATTCACTTCACGGGATCGACGGCGACGTTCCAGCGGATGTACCGTACCGTGGCCGGCAACCTGGAACGCATGAAGCACTTTCCCCGCATCGTGGGCGAGACGGGCGGCAAGGACTTCATCTTCGTCCACGCCTCGGCAGACGTGGAAGCCCTGGTCGCGGCGGCGGTGCGCGGCGCCTTCGAATACCAGGGGCAGAAGTGTTCCGCAGCCTCCCGGATGTACGTGCCCCGCTCCCTGTGGCCGGCCTTCCGAGACCGGTACACGGCGGAGGTATCGCAGATCAGGGTCGGTGATCCTGAAGACTTCTCGAATTTCATGGCGGCCGTGATAGATGAGGCGTCCTTCGACACCATCTCCGGTTACATCGAATACGCCCGGTCGGCAGACGACGCCGAGATCATCACCGGCGGCGGATGCGACGGCGAGCGGGGCTGGTTCGTCGAACCGACGACCATCGTGACGACAAACCCGCGGTTCAGGACCATGGAGGAGGAGATCTTCGGTCCCGTGCTGACCATTTACGTATACGAGGACGACCGCCTGGACGAGACGCTCGCGCTCTGCGACACCACGTCGCCCTACGCCCTGACCGGGTCCGTCTTTGCGCGGGACCGCGAGGCGATCGTGCGCATATCGGACGCGCTCCGCAACGCGGCCGGCAATTTCTACGTCAACGACAAGCCCACCGGGGCCGTCGTCGGGCAGCAGCCCTTCGGGGGCGCGCGGGCATCGGGCACGAACGACAAGGCGGGCAGCCCCATGAACCTGCTCCGATGGATGAGCGCCCGGACGATCAAGGAAACCATGGTCCCGCCGACGGACTGGCGCTATCCTTTCATGGACGAAGCCTGA